A region from the Drosophila ananassae strain 14024-0371.13 chromosome 2L, ASM1763931v2, whole genome shotgun sequence genome encodes:
- the LOC6503433 gene encoding exosome complex exonuclease RRP44 has protein sequence MQTLREFTRKTKRGNILKIVREHYLRDDIGCGSELCRNCFQNEVYQLTSQHEIQCSLFKFPHYIVVDTNVVLDQIDVLEEDVLRNVIVLTTVLNEVKHKSSSIYKRFNELVHDRTRHFYVFVNEHHKDTYADREPDETANDRNDRAIRIATKWYDDHIRASQSSKDLERTGKTATRVILLTDDAGNRAKAEADGILVASAAEYVKSLEDFPLLMDKLSHKSFDSEKQALPQYPPHLSMKELLEGLRQKKLLQGAFQASRENYLEGSVNVESFEKGILIQGREALNRAVDGDLVAVELLPESEWSAPSEIVLEENNVYADDVPSEERAEQEKDMLQQVQAASAASAEERSPTGRIVGIVRRKWRQYCGILQPSLIEDTSRHIFVPADRKIPRIRIETRQAAKLQNQRIIVTIDTWPRNSRYPHGHFVRSLGPLGDMATENEVILLEHDVPHCKFSEEVLSFLPKMPWTIKAEDYAKRVDLRDLYICSVDPPGCTDIDDALHCRQLPNGNLEVGVHIADVSHFIRPGNALDKEAAARGTTVYLVGKRIDMVPELLSSNLCSLVGGVERFAFSCVWEVDHDANVISKRFHKSVIKSKRAMTYEEAQVLIDDPADQGEIAKSLRNLNKLAKILKKRRMDNGALVLASPEIRFQVDSETHEPLEVEAKQMRETNSMVEEFMLLANITVAEHIAAEFTECAVLRRHPRPPPTNFDPLVKAARYQGYQVDIESGLELAHSLDKCVKEDNPYFNTMIRILTTRCMMQAVYFISGSLQKEEYFHYGLAAPIYTHFTSPIRRYSDIMVHRLLAASIGADSTYAQLLERKSNEELCHNLNYRHKMAQYAGRASVALNTHLFFRGKEEDEEGYVLFVRKNALQVLIPKYGLEGTLYLKSDKDGKDGLERTKAQIIFTFNEEDHTQRCGNFVFHSFDPVTVRLSLDSSNVQHEKLVFRLVKPYIKGFSVEPKAGADDKESQAPPPTKKSKKDKKKK, from the exons ATGCAAACTTTACGTGAATTTACGCGTAAAACCAAAAGGGGCAATATCTTAAAGATCGTGCGAGAGCACTATCTCCGAGATGACATCGGTTGCGGCTCCGAATTATGCCGGAATTGCTTCCAGAACGAGGTGTACCAACTGACCTCACAGCACGAGATTCAGTGCAGCCTCTTCAAGTTCCCGCACTACATAGTTGTGGACACCAATGTGGTACTGGACCAAATTGATGTCCTCGAAGAGGATGTGCTGCGCAACGTCATCGTCCTGACAACGGTGCTAAACGAGGTGAAGCACAAAAGCTCTTCCATTTACAAGCGCTTCAACGAGCTCGTCCACGATCGGACCAGGCATTTCTATGTTTTTGTAAACGAGCACCACAA GGACACCTATGCGGATCGCGAACCAGACGAAACCGCCAACGACCGCAATGATCGAGCCATTCGCATTGCCACCAAATGGTACGACGACCATATTAGGGCCTCTCAGTCCTCCAAAGACCTAGAACGCACTGGAAAAACAGCCACGCGCGTTATTCTTCTGACAGACGATGCCGGAAATCGTGCCAAGGCCGAAGCGGATGGCATTTTAGTGGCTTCTGCGGCGGAGTATGTGAAATCCTTGGAAGACTTTCCCCTTCTGATGGATAAGTTGTCGCACAAGTCCTTCGACAGCGAGAAGCAGGCGCTGCCGCAATATCCGCCACATCTCAGCATGAAGGAACTGCTAGAGGGTCTGCGGCAAAAGAAGCTGCTGCAAGGCGCGTTTCAGGCTTCCAGGGAGAACTACCTTGAGGGCAGCGTCAACGTGGAGTCTTTCGAGAAAGGG ATCCTTATCCAAGGACGCGAAGCACTCAACCGGGCTGTGGACGGCGATCTAGTAGCCGTGGAATTGCTTCCCGAAAGCGAGTGGTCGGCGCCAAGTGAAATcgttttggaagaaaataatGTCTATGCCGACGATGTGCCCAGCGAGGAACGCGCTGAGCAGGAGAAGGACATGCTGCAGCAGGTTCAGGCAGCTTCAGCCGCCTCAGCCGAGGAGCGTTCGCCGACGGGAAGAATTGTGGGAATTGTACGCCGTAAGTGGCGTCAGTATTGCGGTATTTTGCAACCAAGCTTGATTGAGGACACCAGTCGGCATATTTTTGTGCCGGCAGACCGAAAAATTCCCCGTATTCGGATTGAAACGCGGCAGGCGGCCAAGCTTCAGAACCAGCGCATCATAGTGACCATCGATACGTGGCCGAGGAACTCGCGCTACCCCCACGGTCACTTTGTTCGGTCCCTAGGACCACTGGGTGACATGGCCACCGAAAATGAGGTAATCCTGCTTGAGCATGATGTACCGCATTGCAAGTTCTCGGAGGAGGTGCTGAGCTTCCTTCCCAAGATGCCGTGGACCATTAAGGCAGAGGACTATGCCAAGCGTGTGGATTTGAGAGATTTGTACATCTGCTCCGTGGATCCGCCGGGTTGCACAGATATCGATGATGCTTTGCATTGCCGCCAGCTGCCGAATGGAAATCTCGAGGTGGGCGTCCACATCGCCGATGTGAGCCACTTTATTCGACCCGGAAATGCGTTGGACAAGGAGGCGGCTGCCAGAGGCACCACTGTGTATCTGGTGGGCAAACGTATCGACATGGTTCCCGAGCTGCTAAGTTCGAACCTCTGCTCACTGGTTGGCGGCGTCGAACGCTTTGCCTTCTCGTGTGTTTGGGAGGTGGACCATGATGCAAACGTGATTAGCAAGCGCTTCCACAAGAGTGTCATCAAGTCGAAACGGGCCATGACGTACGAAGAGGCGCAGGTTCTGATTGATGACCCCGCAGACCAGGGTGAGATCGCCAAGTCTCTGAGGAATCTTAACAAACTAGCCAAGATCTTGAAGAAACGTAGAATGGACAATGG GGCCTTGGTCTTAGCCTCCCCAGAGATTCGCTTCCAGGTGGACAGCGAGACCCATGAACCGCTGGAAGTGGAGGCCAAGCAGATGAGGGAGACCAACTCGATGGTGGAGGAGTTTATGTTGCTGGCCAATATTACGGTGGCCGAGCACATTGCAGCCGAGTTTACCGAGTGCGCCGTGCTGCGTCGTCATCCTCGCCCTCCTCCCACCAACTTCGATCCCCTGGTGAAAGCCGCTCGCTATCAAGGATACCAA GTAGACATCGAGTCCGGCCTGGAGCTGGCGCACTCGCTGGACAAGTGCGTCAAAGAGGATAACCCGTATTTCAACACCATGATTCGTATCCTCACCACGCGCTGTATGATGCAGGCGGTGTACTTTATCAGCGGCAGCCTCCAGAAGGAAGAATACTTCCATTACGGTCTAGCAGCTCCCATCTACACGCACTTCACCTCGCCCATCCGACGCTACTCCGACATCATGGTTCATCGGCTGTTGGCCGCCTCCATCGGCGCCGACAGCACCTACGCCCAACTGCTGGAGCGGAAGTCCAACGAGGAACTGTGTCATAACCTAAACTATCGGCACAAGATGGCCCAATATGCAGGTCGCGCTTCGGTGGCTCTCAATACGCATCTCTTCTTCCGTGGAAAGGAAGAGGATGAGGAAGG ttaTGTTCTCTTTGTTCGCAAAAACGCACTGCAAGTACTCATTCCCAAGTACGGACTCGAGGGTACGCTGTATCTAAAGTCGGATAAGGATGGCAAGGACGGTCTGGAGCGAACCAAGGCTCAGATTATTTTTACGTTTAACGAGGAGGATCACACGCAACGTTGCGGCAACTTTGTGTTCCATTCGTTCGACCCTGTAACAGTGCGACTCAGCCTGGATTCCAGCAACGTCCAGCACGAGAAACTCGTGTTTCGGTTGGTGAAGCCCTACATCAAGGGCTTCAGTGTGGAGCCAAAAGCTGGAGCTGATGATAAAGAGAGCCAGGCGCCACCGCCCACCAAAAAGTCAAAGAAggacaaaaagaaaaagtaa